One Paenibacillus crassostreae DNA segment encodes these proteins:
- a CDS encoding family 43 glycosylhydrolase — MDHNSCYTSEEEMNVLCYTRSPLAEHIYSPKLAYSMHLAISNDGVNYEQLNHNSGVLFAKSTVNNGGSLIAKSLKNPYIFELEDGRFGVIAVRTEADGEVDKASSGCILLYVSTDLLSYEEIGLLDLKGNIDVYDAMCEFDTETTQYVIRWCDELGNYFQNTLRNITDVHSISLPINSEKFSLSSIHTAIEGAMERNVIQVDSRVGKRLRNKLCAIKNTEMYIPATSIAESVNELANIRATAIYSDGSTATKNVAWDTSNVDWNVGGTYQISGTVQQEHYSFPMAIHRADPAVVRWNNQYYFIATDDSSHGNLCLYVRESDTIQGLGHASEHLILDKHMYPSLKIHFWAPEFHEIGEDLYLYFACSSGEFIDIQCHVMKLKSNGNPTHASDWEAPVKMEKQDGSYLFDAGITLDMTYFEVDEKHYVVWAQRQFDPIDLGSWLYIATIDPSEPWRLQDDPVLISRPDYGWANNQTFVDEGAFAIIAEDKIYLTFSSALVNATYCVGLLTAERGTNLLDSQSWVKGNYPLLTSRSVEGEYGPGHNSYIEDDAGNLLMIYHARYGLEAPRSTGIRRVHFAADGSPVLDMIEANDLNDTLKNVTMQLIVPNKEAVNESIS; from the coding sequence ATGGATCATAATAGTTGCTACACGTCAGAGGAAGAGATGAATGTATTATGTTATACGAGATCACCGTTAGCGGAACATATTTATTCTCCGAAGTTAGCATACAGCATGCATCTAGCCATTAGTAATGATGGTGTAAACTACGAGCAGTTGAATCATAACAGTGGTGTATTGTTTGCAAAATCCACTGTCAATAACGGCGGAAGTTTGATAGCGAAAAGCTTAAAAAATCCATATATTTTCGAACTTGAAGATGGTAGATTTGGCGTTATAGCCGTGCGAACAGAAGCTGATGGGGAAGTAGACAAGGCAAGTAGTGGCTGTATATTGCTATATGTTTCTACTGATTTATTGAGCTATGAAGAGATAGGATTACTAGATTTGAAGGGGAATATCGACGTATATGATGCCATGTGCGAATTTGATACGGAGACAACACAATATGTGATTCGCTGGTGTGATGAGTTAGGTAACTATTTTCAAAATACATTACGTAACATAACAGATGTTCATAGCATATCCTTACCTATCAACTCGGAGAAGTTCTCGCTTTCCTCGATACATACAGCAATAGAGGGAGCAATGGAACGAAACGTTATTCAAGTAGATTCAAGGGTCGGGAAACGTCTTAGAAACAAATTATGTGCTATTAAGAATACGGAAATGTATATACCTGCAACAAGCATAGCTGAATCGGTAAATGAGCTTGCCAATATAAGAGCGACCGCGATATACAGTGATGGCTCTACAGCTACGAAAAATGTAGCATGGGATACAAGTAATGTGGATTGGAATGTTGGAGGAACGTATCAGATTAGTGGGACAGTGCAACAAGAGCATTATAGCTTTCCAATGGCTATTCATCGAGCTGACCCAGCAGTAGTTAGATGGAATAATCAGTATTACTTTATTGCAACAGATGATAGTAGCCATGGAAATTTATGCTTATATGTTCGAGAATCAGATACAATTCAGGGGCTTGGACATGCAAGTGAGCATTTAATCCTCGATAAGCATATGTATCCATCGTTAAAGATCCACTTTTGGGCACCGGAATTTCATGAAATTGGTGAGGATTTGTATCTTTATTTTGCTTGTAGCAGTGGAGAGTTTATCGATATTCAATGTCATGTTATGAAATTGAAAAGCAATGGCAATCCGACACATGCGAGTGATTGGGAAGCGCCAGTGAAAATGGAGAAGCAAGATGGATCTTATTTATTTGACGCAGGAATTACGTTAGATATGACCTACTTCGAGGTTGACGAGAAGCATTATGTTGTGTGGGCGCAAAGGCAGTTTGATCCAATCGATCTCGGTTCATGGCTCTATATTGCCACTATTGATCCGAGCGAGCCTTGGCGATTACAAGATGATCCCGTATTAATCTCACGACCTGATTATGGATGGGCGAATAATCAGACATTTGTTGATGAAGGAGCATTTGCCATCATTGCCGAAGATAAGATTTACTTAACATTTTCCAGTGCACTTGTTAATGCAACCTATTGTGTGGGTCTATTAACAGCTGAGCGGGGCACAAATCTATTAGATTCTCAAAGCTGGGTAAAAGGAAACTATCCACTGCTTACTTCTCGCTCCGTTGAAGGAGAGTACGGTCCTGGTCATAATTCTTATATAGAGGATGACGCGGGAAATCTATTAATGATATATCATGCTAGATATGGTCTAGAAGCTCCAAGAAGCACAGGGATACGCCGAGTTCATTTCGCAGCAGATGGTTCGCCAGTATTAGATATGATAGAAGCCAATGATCTGAATGACACATTGAAGAATGTAACGATGCAGCTGATCGTACCTAACAAGGAAGCTGTAAATGAATCTATATCGTAA
- a CDS encoding carbohydrate ABC transporter permease: MVFAKLLSIEIWKKWLWSFVRYTLIIGLSFVILYPILQKISTAIKHKSDLYSPIVIWIPQNYSFDNFKQVIQIMDYWVTLLNTFALSSMTTLLTAISCALAGYGFARLKFKGSNLLFAGVILTILVPPTTILIPIYLNLKDFTLMGIIPLLTGKSVNLLNSYWPFILTSLTANSLKAGLYIFIFRQFFRGIPKEIEEAAYIDGAGIGKTFTRIMLPNAIPALITVTIFSFVWQWNDSFYTTTYLTSSKVMSTQLSSLPYNLAIQLEGGATSKVDPFYQSMVQDTGILLAMLPLIIIYLFVQRYFVESIERTGIVG, translated from the coding sequence TTGGTCTTTGCTAAATTGTTATCCATAGAAATCTGGAAAAAATGGTTGTGGTCATTCGTACGATATACCCTAATTATTGGCTTATCGTTCGTAATCTTGTACCCTATTTTGCAAAAAATATCGACAGCGATAAAACACAAATCTGATCTATATTCGCCAATTGTTATATGGATCCCTCAAAACTACTCGTTCGATAATTTTAAGCAAGTCATTCAAATTATGGATTATTGGGTAACATTGTTGAATACCTTTGCTTTATCCTCTATGACAACGTTGCTAACCGCAATTTCATGTGCTCTAGCTGGTTATGGGTTTGCACGATTAAAGTTTAAAGGAAGTAATCTATTGTTTGCAGGGGTTATTTTGACTATTCTTGTGCCTCCGACAACCATACTAATTCCTATTTACTTAAATCTAAAGGACTTTACTTTAATGGGGATAATACCATTACTTACTGGGAAATCCGTTAATCTATTGAATTCCTACTGGCCGTTTATCTTGACATCGCTGACCGCTAATTCGTTAAAAGCAGGCTTGTATATTTTTATCTTCCGGCAATTTTTCAGAGGGATTCCGAAGGAGATTGAGGAGGCTGCCTACATCGATGGGGCTGGGATTGGAAAAACGTTTACTAGAATTATGCTTCCTAATGCTATCCCTGCGCTTATTACGGTCACGATATTTTCATTTGTTTGGCAATGGAACGATAGCTTTTATACGACAACTTACTTAACCTCAAGCAAAGTGATGTCAACGCAGTTATCTTCATTGCCCTATAATCTTGCAATACAGCTAGAAGGTGGAGCTACATCAAAAGTGGATCCATTCTATCAGAGCATGGTACAGGATACAGGAATTTTGCTTGCTATGTTGCCACTAATCATTATTTATTTGTTTGTTCAACGTTATTTTGTAGAAAGCATCGAACGCACAGGAATTGTTGGATAG
- a CDS encoding carbohydrate ABC transporter permease, protein MKLLMKLGIKPKTYAQQKAMWGFIYVLPWLIGFIFFFFIPLMSSIRYSLSSIQANANGMIIDFIGIGNYVEALTVNTSFNRSLIESIVDMVVNVPLIVIFSLFLAVLLNQKFFGRSLARAVFFLPVILASGVILSLESTSLIQAVNEQNAGNSVVISFELQKIMLQSGVSETIVMYLTGAVDRIYEIVSLSGVQILIFLAGIQNISPQLYEASKMEGATGYESFWKITFPMVSPLIFTNLIYTIIDSFSRNTLTDLIRETGFTQFNFGLSSAMAWIYFLCIAIILLISTFLISKRIFYHE, encoded by the coding sequence ATGAAATTACTAATGAAACTCGGAATCAAACCAAAGACATATGCCCAGCAAAAGGCAATGTGGGGATTTATCTACGTCTTACCATGGCTTATAGGATTTATCTTTTTCTTTTTCATACCTCTGATGTCTTCTATACGCTATAGTCTGAGTTCTATTCAAGCGAATGCGAATGGAATGATCATTGATTTTATAGGGATAGGGAATTACGTTGAAGCGTTAACTGTAAATACAAGCTTTAACCGAAGTTTGATAGAATCGATTGTTGATATGGTTGTAAATGTACCTTTGATCGTAATCTTTAGCCTGTTCTTGGCAGTGCTCTTGAATCAAAAGTTTTTCGGAAGATCGCTAGCGAGAGCAGTATTTTTCTTGCCTGTTATATTAGCTTCTGGAGTTATTCTATCATTGGAGAGTACTAGCTTAATTCAAGCTGTAAATGAGCAAAATGCTGGAAATTCAGTAGTCATTAGTTTTGAACTACAGAAGATCATGCTGCAATCTGGTGTAAGTGAAACGATAGTCATGTATTTAACGGGTGCCGTTGACCGTATTTATGAGATTGTCAGCCTATCTGGAGTACAGATATTAATTTTCTTGGCAGGCATTCAGAATATTTCTCCACAATTATATGAAGCATCGAAAATGGAAGGGGCAACAGGGTACGAATCATTTTGGAAAATTACTTTTCCAATGGTAAGTCCACTTATTTTTACAAACTTGATTTATACGATCATTGATTCTTTTTCTCGTAACACCTTGACGGACTTAATACGTGAAACGGGTTTTACCCAGTTTAACTTTGGTTTAAGTTCAGCAATGGCATGGATATATTTTCTGTGTATTGCGATTATTTTGTTAATTAGTACGTTTTTGATCTCCAAAAGGATATTCTATCATGAATAG
- a CDS encoding endo-1,4-beta-xylanase gives MNSKLNKRIIAVVSVVICIALIFIINNGQHEAGIVKDEPTNAVIEPTNEAEPTPTAEVIVKEIVEPSVEEGIPSLYEAYSGYFPIGAAIEPFQTSGLKANLLKKHVNWLVAENAMKPVSLQPTEGIFNWTQADQLVEFAKANNIEVRFHTLVWHSQVGDWFFKDNEGKPMVDETDEAKREVNKKLLLERLDTHVRTIVSRYKGDIKSWDVVNEVIEPADPGGMRASEWYKVTGTEFIETSFRVAREAGGPDIKLYINDYGTDDVAKRDRLYELVKEMLDKGVPIDGVGHQTHINMNWPPVSSIIESMEMFAGLGLDNLVTELDMSLYVWNDHNDYGEEIPEQILQKQADRYRELFEAFKAHKDIISGVVFWGIADDHTWLSTFPITRTEAPFLFDKQLHAKPAFWAVVDPATRQ, from the coding sequence GTGAATTCCAAATTGAATAAAAGAATAATAGCTGTCGTTAGTGTTGTTATCTGTATTGCTTTGATATTCATTATTAATAACGGTCAACATGAGGCTGGAATTGTTAAAGATGAACCCACTAATGCAGTCATCGAGCCAACGAATGAGGCGGAACCTACTCCCACTGCAGAAGTGATTGTTAAGGAAATAGTAGAACCATCAGTAGAAGAAGGTATTCCTTCACTATACGAGGCATACTCGGGATATTTCCCGATTGGGGCAGCGATTGAGCCTTTCCAAACAAGTGGGCTAAAAGCTAATTTACTTAAAAAGCATGTCAATTGGCTTGTAGCTGAAAATGCAATGAAACCTGTCTCGCTTCAGCCTACAGAAGGGATCTTTAATTGGACTCAAGCAGATCAACTTGTTGAATTTGCTAAAGCGAATAATATCGAAGTCCGTTTCCATACATTGGTATGGCATAGTCAAGTAGGAGATTGGTTCTTTAAAGATAATGAAGGCAAGCCAATGGTGGACGAGACAGACGAAGCTAAGCGTGAGGTAAATAAAAAGCTGTTACTTGAACGTCTAGATACTCATGTGCGAACGATTGTTAGTCGCTATAAAGGCGATATAAAATCATGGGATGTTGTGAATGAGGTTATCGAGCCAGCTGACCCAGGTGGCATGCGTGCTAGTGAATGGTACAAAGTAACAGGAACGGAATTTATTGAGACTTCATTTCGTGTAGCCCGTGAAGCAGGGGGACCTGATATTAAGTTATACATTAATGATTATGGTACAGATGATGTGGCTAAGCGGGATCGTTTATACGAGCTAGTGAAAGAAATGCTAGATAAAGGAGTACCTATCGATGGTGTTGGTCACCAAACTCATATCAATATGAATTGGCCACCTGTTAGCTCAATTATTGAGTCAATGGAGATGTTCGCTGGGCTAGGTCTTGATAATCTTGTAACTGAACTAGATATGAGCTTATACGTATGGAATGATCATAATGATTATGGTGAAGAAATTCCAGAACAGATCCTGCAAAAGCAGGCTGACCGTTACCGTGAGTTGTTTGAAGCATTCAAGGCACATAAGGACATCATAAGTGGTGTCGTATTTTGGGGCATTGCCGATGATCATACATGGTTAAGTACATTCCCTATTACTCGCACGGAAGCGCCTTTTCTATTCGATAAGCAGCTACATGCCAAGCCGGCTTTTTGGGCTGTAGTTGATCCTGCTACAAGACAATAA
- a CDS encoding AraC family transcriptional regulator, with translation MSLMILYQFKVDKPIALDMTGKFVSPFPEWTHMNRILLEYELFIQTRGTLYLSNGKERFTLKEGEFLLMPPGTQQYGFQESDCSFYWLHFTTEDFESYVDTTYEHVYKPGVIVIPQTGVLRSPEKLIVMLKQLQDSIRSYSEETLNNYLTTSILCEIYNQTFFLHNQSKKKMNQQLFNDIVDYIKWHRHENLKVYQLAKYFGYNAKHLSSLFSSMAGISLKQFMIQEKMEVAKYLLTDTNQKIIEISLQLAFPDSQSFTKAFKKSMGITPTDYRSAYANRLLNF, from the coding sequence ATGAGTCTAATGATCCTTTATCAATTTAAAGTGGATAAGCCGATCGCACTGGACATGACGGGTAAATTTGTTTCGCCTTTCCCTGAATGGACACATATGAACCGGATTCTACTGGAATATGAGCTATTTATACAAACACGAGGTACATTGTATCTATCCAACGGCAAAGAACGCTTTACATTGAAGGAAGGGGAGTTCTTGCTCATGCCTCCCGGTACCCAACAATATGGTTTTCAAGAGTCTGATTGCAGCTTCTACTGGTTACATTTCACTACGGAAGATTTTGAGAGTTATGTAGATACCACTTATGAGCATGTTTATAAGCCTGGAGTCATAGTCATTCCACAAACAGGTGTACTGCGTAGCCCTGAGAAACTCATTGTGATGCTGAAACAATTGCAGGATTCCATACGCAGCTATAGCGAGGAAACTTTAAACAATTATTTAACGACAAGTATCTTATGTGAGATTTACAACCAAACCTTTTTTCTCCACAATCAATCCAAAAAGAAAATGAATCAGCAACTATTCAATGATATCGTGGATTATATTAAGTGGCATCGTCATGAGAATTTAAAAGTGTATCAACTTGCTAAATACTTCGGATATAACGCGAAACATCTCTCCAGCTTATTTTCTTCGATGGCTGGAATCTCCTTGAAACAATTTATGATTCAAGAGAAGATGGAGGTGGCGAAATATTTGCTGACAGATACGAATCAAAAAATCATTGAAATTTCCCTCCAGCTTGCTTTTCCAGACAGCCAATCCTTCACAAAAGCATTCAAGAAAAGTATGGGTATTACTCCTACGGATTACAGAAGTGCTTATGCCAACAGGTTGCTTAATTTCTAA
- a CDS encoding endo-1,4-beta-xylanase — MNYRNPPKLCEEYEQYFLIGAAVNKITLNSQQQLLKHHFNSITAENEMKFESLQPMEGQFQFEVADHMLDFAKGNNMGVRGHTLVWHNQTPDWMFEQRSGGLVDRATLLERMKAHIDTVVTRYKGQFYAWDVVNEAVSDSGNDILRSSKWLDIAGEEFIVKAFEYAHAADPSALLFYNDYNESDAVKRDKIYHLVKSLKEKDVPIHGIGMQSHWNLDHPSLDDIRRTIEQYASLDVTLHITEMDLSMFQFDDRRTDCITPTEEMLARQAERYGQLFKLFKEYSEHITSVTFWGAADDYTWLDHFPVHHRKNWPFLFDTEHKPKESFWNVVNLAKS, encoded by the coding sequence ATGAATTATCGTAACCCGCCAAAGCTATGCGAGGAGTACGAACAGTATTTTCTGATTGGAGCAGCAGTAAATAAAATAACACTTAATAGTCAACAGCAATTGTTGAAACACCACTTTAATAGTATCACAGCAGAAAATGAGATGAAGTTTGAAAGTTTGCAGCCAATGGAGGGGCAATTTCAATTTGAAGTTGCTGATCATATGCTAGACTTTGCAAAAGGGAATAATATGGGTGTACGAGGTCATACGCTGGTATGGCATAATCAAACCCCCGATTGGATGTTCGAACAACGTTCAGGTGGCCTTGTTGATCGTGCAACACTTTTAGAACGAATGAAAGCCCATATTGACACGGTGGTTACTCGTTATAAAGGCCAGTTTTATGCATGGGATGTTGTCAATGAAGCAGTATCTGATAGTGGTAATGACATATTACGTTCATCGAAGTGGCTTGACATTGCAGGGGAAGAGTTTATTGTAAAAGCATTTGAATATGCTCATGCTGCCGATCCAAGTGCTCTACTATTCTATAATGATTACAATGAATCTGATGCTGTAAAGCGAGATAAAATCTATCATTTAGTGAAGTCATTAAAAGAAAAGGATGTACCTATTCATGGTATTGGCATGCAATCACATTGGAATCTAGATCATCCTTCTCTTGACGATATTCGCCGGACGATTGAACAATATGCTAGCTTAGATGTCACACTTCATATAACTGAAATGGATCTATCAATGTTTCAATTCGATGATCGTCGAACCGATTGTATAACTCCAACTGAAGAAATGCTAGCAAGACAAGCGGAGCGATATGGTCAATTATTTAAGCTATTTAAGGAATATAGTGAACATATTACGTCAGTAACGTTTTGGGGAGCAGCGGACGATTATACTTGGCTAGATCATTTCCCAGTACACCATCGTAAAAATTGGCCTTTTCTATTTGACACGGAGCATAAGCCAAAGGAATCATTTTGGAATGTGGTTAATCTTGCTAAATCCTAA
- a CDS encoding beta-L-arabinofuranosidase domain-containing protein: protein MNNTTSGIAALNNIGLSHVQLTGAYHVNAFEKEMAYLLSYDPDRLLVGFREVAGLPAKATIYPGWEDTEIRGHTLGHFLTACAQAYMQNRNADLLAKLEYIIDELSLSQLDNGYLSAFPETLFDNVEKRKPAWVPWYTMHKIIAGLIIVVEGTGNQTAYDIVAKLGDWVADRTSKWSKELRKTVLAVEYGGMNDCLYDLFKLTKSSRHLEAAHQFDEINLFEAIRSGQDILKGKHANTTIPKFLGALNRYLTLGESEIFYREAAEKFWDMVVYHHSYITGGNSESEHFGDSDLLDGKRSDITCETCNSYNMLKLTRELFKLTQDIKYADFYENTYMNAILSSQHPDTGMTMYFQPMATGYFKVYSSPFEHFWCCTGTGMESFTKLNDSIYFQLDQQLYVNQYVSSQLDWSEQNIKITQNTDFPYTDKAQLMIETVDHSDKHFTMCLRIPEWASGEISFTINGEHIQPKVRDGYAHIERVWMNGDSLQLRIPMVASYYPLADAPNVVGFKYGPVVLSAALGTEDMIESKTGVIVSVPTKRMLVKDFVTPVGMNVQEWFNDFDQHFVRLNDDLAFVLRNTDEEKRLVFTPHFKQHNERYGIYWNFVEADSDALRDHQKKSHQQLLLKENTIDSVQVGNDQYELEHYIQGEHTYAGSFEGLNGRRAEANGWFSYEMKVLPGQRNGLLVTFSYLDADRSFGIWVNGHLLATETVLHHERKREFYDKVIEIPVSLIAEDQESIVVRFAPVMGGFNGVYGVLRTIKP from the coding sequence ATGAATAATACTACATCGGGAATAGCAGCTTTGAACAATATCGGTTTGAGTCATGTCCAGCTTACCGGTGCTTACCATGTAAACGCATTTGAGAAGGAAATGGCCTATTTATTAAGTTATGATCCCGATCGATTGTTGGTTGGTTTCCGTGAGGTTGCAGGCTTACCAGCCAAAGCCACCATCTATCCTGGTTGGGAAGATACAGAGATCAGAGGCCATACATTAGGCCACTTTTTAACAGCATGCGCCCAGGCTTATATGCAGAATCGAAACGCGGACTTGCTTGCTAAGCTAGAATACATCATAGATGAATTATCTCTCTCTCAATTGGATAATGGGTATTTATCTGCCTTTCCAGAGACGCTATTTGATAATGTGGAAAAAAGGAAACCCGCTTGGGTTCCTTGGTACACCATGCACAAAATTATTGCTGGCCTCATTATCGTTGTTGAGGGGACTGGCAACCAAACAGCCTACGACATCGTAGCAAAACTGGGAGATTGGGTAGCAGATCGCACTTCTAAATGGTCTAAGGAATTGCGGAAAACAGTCCTCGCTGTGGAGTATGGTGGCATGAACGATTGCCTTTATGATCTCTTCAAACTAACCAAAAGTTCACGGCATTTAGAAGCAGCTCATCAATTCGATGAGATCAACCTCTTTGAGGCGATCCGTAGTGGTCAGGATATCCTTAAGGGGAAGCATGCCAATACAACAATTCCTAAATTCCTAGGTGCGTTGAATCGCTATTTGACACTAGGGGAAAGCGAAATATTTTATCGAGAAGCTGCTGAGAAATTTTGGGATATGGTAGTTTATCATCATAGCTATATCACAGGTGGAAACAGTGAATCCGAGCATTTCGGCGATTCTGATCTGCTCGATGGTAAGCGTAGTGACATCACTTGCGAAACTTGTAATAGCTACAACATGCTGAAGCTTACTCGAGAACTCTTTAAGCTGACACAGGATATCAAATACGCGGATTTCTATGAGAATACTTATATGAACGCCATTCTCTCATCTCAGCATCCGGATACTGGGATGACGATGTATTTTCAGCCTATGGCTACAGGATATTTCAAAGTGTATTCCTCTCCATTTGAGCATTTTTGGTGCTGTACTGGAACTGGAATGGAAAGCTTCACCAAGCTAAACGACAGCATTTACTTTCAACTGGATCAGCAGTTGTATGTCAATCAATATGTGAGCAGTCAGTTAGATTGGTCTGAACAGAATATCAAGATTACACAGAACACAGATTTCCCTTATACCGATAAGGCACAATTAATGATTGAGACAGTTGATCATAGTGATAAACACTTCACTATGTGTCTGCGTATCCCCGAGTGGGCCTCAGGAGAAATTTCATTTACTATTAACGGCGAACATATTCAACCGAAAGTTAGAGATGGCTATGCACACATTGAAAGGGTCTGGATGAATGGTGACTCCCTTCAGTTACGAATCCCTATGGTGGCCTCCTACTATCCATTAGCAGATGCTCCAAACGTCGTCGGTTTCAAATATGGTCCAGTCGTATTAAGCGCAGCATTGGGTACAGAAGATATGATCGAATCCAAAACAGGCGTAATTGTCAGCGTGCCAACCAAGCGAATGCTTGTTAAAGATTTCGTCACTCCTGTTGGAATGAACGTACAAGAATGGTTTAACGACTTCGATCAGCATTTCGTCCGGTTGAACGATGACTTAGCCTTTGTGCTGAGAAATACGGATGAAGAAAAGAGGCTAGTCTTTACCCCGCATTTCAAACAACATAACGAGAGATACGGGATTTACTGGAACTTCGTCGAAGCGGATTCAGACGCATTGCGTGATCATCAGAAGAAGAGCCATCAGCAACTTCTCCTTAAAGAGAATACTATTGACAGTGTGCAAGTAGGTAACGACCAATACGAGTTGGAACATTACATCCAAGGCGAGCATACTTATGCAGGTAGCTTTGAGGGACTGAATGGAAGACGAGCAGAGGCTAACGGATGGTTCAGTTATGAAATGAAGGTCCTACCAGGCCAAAGAAACGGACTATTAGTTACTTTCAGCTATTTAGATGCTGATAGAAGCTTTGGAATATGGGTTAACGGTCATCTGCTAGCAACAGAAACCGTTCTACACCATGAAAGAAAACGAGAATTCTATGATAAAGTAATCGAAATTCCTGTAAGCCTAATTGCCGAAGATCAGGAATCAATCGTTGTCAGGTTTGCTCCTGTAATGGGCGGATTTAACGGAGTTTATGGTGTTTTGCGGACTATTAAGCCATAA